The genomic stretch TGGCGGCCGGAACCTTGATGCTCTGAGGATACTTTTCAATGACTTTCTGATATTCCAAAATGGCCTCTTCGAATCGTTTAAGTTGATATTCACACTCACCGATCCAGAAGATGGCATTGGCCACCCGTTTGCCCTGGGGATACTGCTCAAGATAGCGCTGAAAGGCCTCCTTGGCCTGCTGATAGCGGCCCTTTTTGAAGAGCTCAAGGGCCTGATCATAGAGTTCCATCTCCGCCTCAATCTTGGCCACCTTTTCCTTTTGGGCCCGGGCTTTCTCCTTTAAGACCTTTTTCTGACTTAGCCGCGAGACCTGGGTCTCCAGGGTATCAAGTCGGCTTATAATCTCGGCCTGAAACTGCTGAAAATTTTTCTCTGAGCGTTCTTCACGGAAGGCCAGTTCCTCTAGCCGGCCGTCTATTCGCATCATTTCCGCCCGGAGTCTTTCCACTTCGGTAGCTAGCTCTGCTTGGTGGCGGGATAAGCCTTCAAGCCGTTCGGCCTGGGCCTTTGTGATCTTCCCCCTTTCCTGATTAAGGGTGGCTACCTCCTTCTCCAGAGAGGCCAGACGCCTTTCCAGATTGTCGTAGGCCTGGCTCAAGGTGGCCAGACGATAGTCTAGATTTTCGATGTCCTGTTGTTGGGCCACACAGGCCGGGAGAAAAAAGGTCATAATGATAACCAGAAGGAGTCGTTTCATAAGCCTTTATCTTGCCTTTGGGCCACAGGGATTGTCAACCACTTCCCGAAAGCCTTCGTATGGTGGCGATAAAGAATCCCACCGAATGAGTCTCATGGGGGTAGAAACGGGCACAGTGACTAATTCGGGAGTCAAAGACCCTCCCATTAAACTCTTTAAGACCTGGATGGGAGGGTAGGGGATAGTCCATCTTAAGAATCTCTGCCGGGCGGCGGTTCAGGAGATAGTCAACCACAGCCTCATTCTCTAAGGGATTGAAGGTGCAGGTAGAGTAAACAACAATCCCTCCTGTCTTTACTAAGTCAAAGGCCCTGAGGAGGAGTCCCTTTTGGATGGCTGGTAGGTCCGTGCGGGTCTCTTTCCGATAGAGAACTTCTCCCTCTTTAGTTATTCGATAGCGTCCTTCACCTGAGCAAGGGGCATCTACCAGAACTTTGTCAAAAGGGGGGCCCATAGGGAACATCTCTCCTCGATACTGGGTAGTTACCACCCCGGTGATCCCTAGACGCTTGAGATTGGAGACCAGCGCCGTCAGGCGATCTATCCTTTTGTCATTGGCGACAATAAGGGTTCGGTCTTCGGTCCTCTGGGCGATGTAAGATGTTTTACTGCCGGGGGCAGCACAGAGATCAAGGATAGTCTCCCCTGGTTGAGGGTTTAGGGCCAAAACAGGAAGGGCTGAGTTTATGGTTTGAGGATATATATAACCTAAATAATACTCTTCGGTCGTCCCGATGGGAAAACCCCACGGGGAAATCTCATAGAAGTCCGGTATCTCGGTGACGGATCTGAGGTGGACACCTTTTTGGGCCAGACCATTGATGACCCTCTCTTCGCGGAGACATTTGAGGCGATTTATCCGGATATACATCGGTAGAGGCTCAAGGAGACTCTGGCTGAACGCCTCAAAGTCGGGGATGAAAGAACGATAGGCCTCAAAGGGTGTGGTGACCATTTAACAGAACCTCTTTTAGTTGTTGGTGATCCGAGATGATCAGATCCGCCGCCGAGAGATGTTCCGGCTCCAGAGTAGTTGTCAGCCCCAGGCAGGTAAGTCCTGCCGCCTTGGCCGATTGGATTCCGGCAGGGGCATTCTCTACCGCTGCGGCCATTTCCTTCTGGGCCTTAAGAAATTCTAGAGCTCGAAGGTAGGGTTCCGGATGGGGTTTGCGACGGGTGACCATGTCGCCGGTGAGAATAAAGTCAAAGATGTCTCTCAGACTGAGGGGAAGGATCTCTTCCAGGACTCTTAAATGGGAACTGGTTACCAAAGCCAGGCGGCGTCCTTCTTTCTGGAGCTCTCGAAGGAGATCAGGCACCTCAGGGTATGGTCTTACCAGATGTCGAAATTTGCGCGCAAAGATTTCTTGCTGCCTGGACAAAACCTTCATAAACCAGGTCTCGGTAGGTTCCACTCCCTGGTGGGCAAAGAGCCTTCGGGCCGAAGAAAGTTCGATGGCCCCTTCATGGAGATAAAGTAGCTTTTCGGGAATGTTGAGGCCGAATTCGGCAAAGGCTTCCTTCCAGGCCCGGACATGGTAGGGCATACTATCTACCACCACGCCATCCATGTCAAAGATGATGAATTCCCGCTCTGCCAGAGATGTTTTTTTAGACTCCAAAGGCCTTTGTGACCTCCTCTATGGTTGCTCCCCTGATGAGGATTTTCTTCTCTCGCCCCTTCGCTCCAGAAATAATAGAAAAGTCCGTTCGGGGGCGGGAGAGAATCTTAGCCAGATAGGCGACCAGAGCCTCATTGGCCCGGCCGTCCACCGGCGGGGCGGCCAGACGGATTTTAACCGCCTGGCCATGACGGCCAACAATTTCTGTTTTTTTGGCCCGGGGCTGGACATGAATCTTAAGAATTACCCCTTGGGGATGGGAGACAATGGGATCCATGGCCTCATAGAGGTTATTCTAGACGAGGCCCCTCTTCAAACTCTTCAAAGGGCTCCTCACTTTTTGATTCTTGAGATGGAGGGGCCTCCTTAATTGCTGCCGGTTTTTCTTCCTTGGTTGTGGTCGGTTTCCCTTCTGGTTCTGTCTCTAAGGTCTTTTCTGGTGACTCGGTGGATTCAAGTAGATCCAGCCAGCCGCGCAAAAGGCCCCTTAGCTCGGCCGTCATTTCTGTCTTTTTCCGTATCAGTTCGCTGATCTCCTGGGCTAGGATCTTTTTAGTCTCCTCGGCCTCTTGACGGATTCGCTCAGCCTCAAGTTCTGCTTCTTTTCGGATGAGCTCAGCCTCCCGTCGGGCCTGATCCTTGATTTCCTCGGCCAGACGTTGGGCGGAGACAAGGGCCTGGCGAATTTCTGTCTCTTCTTCTAAGAGGCGGGCAAGGCGTTCTTCTTTTCTTTTAAGTTCGTCCTTAAGGGCGTGATTCTCCTTGAGAAGTCTCTGAAGTTCCTCTCCCAGTTCTGCCAAAAAGGTATCTACCTCACCACGATGGTAGCCAAAAAGGCTACTGCGGAACTCTTTTTCTTCGATATCAAGGGGGGTGATAGGCATCATCTAACCCTCAATGCCAGTTCGTAAAAAGACGGCACTAAAAACTGTTTCAAAAAAACAATGGCTAAGATGGCCACCAGAGGAGAGAAATCTATTCCTCCCATGGGAGGAAGTATCCGCCGAATACGATAAAGAACCGGTTCGGTGGCCTGATAAAGAAAACGGACGATAGGGTTATAGGGGTCAGGATTGACCCAGGAGATAAGGGCCCGGGCGATAATGATCCACATATAAATGCTTAAGGCAATGTCAATTACCGTGGCCAGAGCCTTTAGGAAGTTACTCATCAAAAACACCGGCATACCTCCTTCTTAATAATCAACCACGACCAAAAGGACAGAGAGGGAAGCGACATGGTTTGCAGTTCAAACAATAGCCACCATGGCCCAGAGCGGCCAGCTCTTTACGGGTAATTTTTTCTCCAGCCAGAATTCTGGGAAGGACTAGATCCAGGACGGTGATTTGATGATACATGGCGCAAGCCGGAACCCCCAGGATGGGCCTTCCCTCATGGTAGGCCACAAGAAACATCGCTCCCGGCAGGACAGCTGAACCATAATAGATTTCTTCAGCCCCTAGGTCTCTAATGGCCGCCCGGGTAACATCATCAGGATCTACAGACATCCCTCCAGTGCAGAGAATAAGTTCGGCTCCAGCGGTAAGGGCCGCTTCTAAACGGCTACGGATGATATTCACTTCATCCGGGGCAAAGGCCACTGATATTATTTCTCCTCCCAGTTGTTCTACCTTGCGCCGCATCACCGGTTCAAAGGCATCTTCTATACGGCCGTAGAAGACCTCACTTCCGGTGATAATTAAGGCCGCTTTTCTTTTTACCAGGGGAGAGACCCTGAGGATCCCTCCAGCCCTTTGAGCTATGGAGACTGCCTCGTCCACTAGGGATTTTTTCACTACCAAGGGAATGGCCCGGCCGGCGGCCAGAGGTTCCCCTTGGTGGACGAAGAAGTTTTCGTGTCTCGTGGCTAGCATTACCTCCCCCAGGAGGTTGAAAGAGAAAAGGGCCTCTTTGTTTACCTTGAGGATCCCATCCCGGGCGGCCCGGAAGGTTATCTTCCCTTCGACCACTTCGGGATCATAGGTGACTCCTTCCCCGGCCACTGCAGCCGCCAGGGCTAAGGCCGCCTCATTTTCGTGGAGGTCGTCACTTTCGTATTCAATGACATAAATGTGATTCTTGCCCAACCGCTTAAGGTGGGGAA from Thermosulfuriphilus ammonigenes encodes the following:
- a CDS encoding NOL1/NOP2/sun family putative RNA methylase; its protein translation is MVTTPFEAYRSFIPDFEAFSQSLLEPLPMYIRINRLKCLREERVINGLAQKGVHLRSVTEIPDFYEISPWGFPIGTTEEYYLGYIYPQTINSALPVLALNPQPGETILDLCAAPGSKTSYIAQRTEDRTLIVANDKRIDRLTALVSNLKRLGITGVVTTQYRGEMFPMGPPFDKVLVDAPCSGEGRYRITKEGEVLYRKETRTDLPAIQKGLLLRAFDLVKTGGIVVYSTCTFNPLENEAVVDYLLNRRPAEILKMDYPLPSHPGLKEFNGRVFDSRISHCARFYPHETHSVGFFIATIRRLSGSG
- a CDS encoding DivIVA domain-containing protein is translated as MMPITPLDIEEKEFRSSLFGYHRGEVDTFLAELGEELQRLLKENHALKDELKRKEERLARLLEEETEIRQALVSAQRLAEEIKDQARREAELIRKEAELEAERIRQEAEETKKILAQEISELIRKKTEMTAELRGLLRGWLDLLESTESPEKTLETEPEGKPTTTKEEKPAAIKEAPPSQESKSEEPFEEFEEGPRLE
- a CDS encoding HAD family hydrolase yields the protein MESKKTSLAEREFIIFDMDGVVVDSMPYHVRAWKEAFAEFGLNIPEKLLYLHEGAIELSSARRLFAHQGVEPTETWFMKVLSRQQEIFARKFRHLVRPYPEVPDLLRELQKEGRRLALVTSSHLRVLEEILPLSLRDIFDFILTGDMVTRRKPHPEPYLRALEFLKAQKEMAAAVENAPAGIQSAKAAGLTCLGLTTTLEPEHLSAADLIISDHQQLKEVLLNGHHTL
- a CDS encoding YggT family protein, with product MFLMSNFLKALATVIDIALSIYMWIIIARALISWVNPDPYNPIVRFLYQATEPVLYRIRRILPPMGGIDFSPLVAILAIVFLKQFLVPSFYELALRVR
- the ybgF gene encoding tol-pal system protein YbgF encodes the protein MKRLLLVIIMTFFLPACVAQQQDIENLDYRLATLSQAYDNLERRLASLEKEVATLNQERGKITKAQAERLEGLSRHQAELATEVERLRAEMMRIDGRLEELAFREERSEKNFQQFQAEIISRLDTLETQVSRLSQKKVLKEKARAQKEKVAKIEAEMELYDQALELFKKGRYQQAKEAFQRYLEQYPQGKRVANAIFWIGECEYQLKRFEEAILEYQKVIEKYPQSIKVPAAMLKQGLAFLRLGDTESAKIIFRRLLKRYPHSEQAKTARSYLKKLR
- a CDS encoding DUF167 domain-containing protein translates to MDPIVSHPQGVILKIHVQPRAKKTEIVGRHGQAVKIRLAAPPVDGRANEALVAYLAKILSRPRTDFSIISGAKGREKKILIRGATIEEVTKAFGV
- a CDS encoding molybdopterin-binding protein, whose protein sequence is MRYRTVPVEEAIGMVIPHDITEIRPGAFKGPAFRKGHVITADDIPHLKRLGKNHIYVIEYESDDLHENEAALALAAAVAGEGVTYDPEVVEGKITFRAARDGILKVNKEALFSFNLLGEVMLATRHENFFVHQGEPLAAGRAIPLVVKKSLVDEAVSIAQRAGGILRVSPLVKRKAALIITGSEVFYGRIEDAFEPVMRRKVEQLGGEIISVAFAPDEVNIIRSRLEAALTAGAELILCTGGMSVDPDDVTRAAIRDLGAEEIYYGSAVLPGAMFLVAYHEGRPILGVPACAMYHQITVLDLVLPRILAGEKITRKELAALGHGGYCLNCKPCRFPLCPFGRG